ACCGCCGGGGTGATAGCCGCCCGGCTCGGGGTGGCCGACATCGCGGTGGACGAGCAATGGCGTGAATGCGAGTTCGGCGCATGGGAAGGGTTGACGCTGGCTGAGATCACCGAGCGGTACCCCGACGAGCTCGCGGCATGGTTCTCGACGACGACGGCGGCCCCACCCGGCGGGGAATCACTGGACGACCTGTTCGGCCGCATCACCGGGGCGCGCGACCGTACCGTGGCGCGTTACACCGGGCGGACCGTCGTCGTCGTCACGCATTCGATGCCCATTCGGGTGCTGGCGAGCAGCACGCTAGAGGCGCCGCCGTCGTCGGTCCTCCGCCTGCAGCCCGCGCCGGGTTCGGTGACCGAGATCCAGCTGTACGACGACGGCACCAGCACGCTGGCAGGGTTCAACCACCGCCCCTGAACTCGATCAGCTGACGGTCATGTACTCGCCGTTGGCGGGCATACCAGTTGTGGGCTGTCCGTCGCCGATCGCGATGCCGGTGAACGTCATGGGCAACCCCTGGGCGGTTGAAGGATTGGCCCGGTCCATCAGCTGGACGTGGACGTGGGGCTCGCTGGAGTTCCCGGAATTGCCGCATCGGCCGAGCGCCTGACCGGCCTCGACCTGGTCGCCGGCGCCAACCTGGGCTGAACCGCGCTGTAGGTGGGCGACGAGCGCGAAACAGCCGTCGCCCGCATCGATGACGACGTGGTTGCCGACGATGTTGCGGACGCCGCCGAGCTCACGCAACATGCCTTCGATCATCATGTAGCCCACCGCCCAGAGCCGGCTCCGGCTGCGATGATCCCGGGCGCTGTCCTGGACCCGGACCACGGTCCCGGGCACCGGGGAGAGCACTGGCTCACCGAACGCGGGGAAGTCGGTGGGACGGCGCATCCCCGGCCCGGAGCCGAACTGCGGCCGTTCTGATTCCTGCGGTTCGAACACCAGGTCCACCGCATAGGCCTGCCCGTAGGCGCGAACGCCGTGGCTCGGCACCTTCGTGGCGGGTGAGTTCAGCGCGAGCCAACGGCCCTGTACCGGTGGTTGGATCACAAGCGGCTCGCCGGTGTGGTCAGTGCCTGGCACAAAGAGCGCGCCGACCCCGACGAGGATAAGCAGGATTCCGCCGGCGCCGAATGCTGCGAGGAGCGGGCCGGCGTCGGGCAGCCATCGGGGGGCCAGTATCGACAGGAAGGCGCAGGCCATGCCGGTCAGCACGAGCCGCATTCCGAAGCGTTGGAGTTCTTGAGCTATTCGCTTCATCGCTGCACCGCCGTCAGAGTGACGAGTAGAGGGACGATACGCGGCGCGGGCACCTCGTAGCTGCCGCGCCCGCTATGCCTCAGCCAGCCCGCGGCAACCAGCTGGCGCAGGTGGTGATGGAGCTGACCGGTGCTGCCGAGCGACTCCACGGCGGCAAGTTCCGCGGTTGTGCGCACACCTATCAGCACCTGGCGGAGGAGCTCCAAGCGGACCGGGTGCGCGAGTGCGCTGAGGGCCGGTACCTGGCTGGACCAGTCGGATTCCAGTAGACCCGCGGACCCGGCGGCTTCCTGCCATTCGACCGGTTCGCCCGTGGGCAGGGTCACGGTCCCGGCGAAGAGGACAGCACCGTCGACCGTGGCCGGGTGATCGGCGCGGCGACGTTTGAGGCTGTCGAGCGCCCAGAACGGGCTGTCCACCGCGTCGTCGGATGAAGGCCCGGGTGGTTGGGGACGCATCATCGCTTCGAGGGCCTCGACTCGGGCGGTGAGCCTGGTGAGGGCCTGGTGCAGCTCGGCCTTGGACGGATCAGCTTTATCCATACGTCGATAGTACGTACTTTCAAACTTTTGGCGCCACTGGGGCCGTCCGCGCCGGGATCTACCGACGATTCGGTGGCCATAACCCCCGCGATGTCGGTAGATCTACCGGGCGGCCGCCGCCAGCTTTCGCGACTTCAATACCGCCAGGTCGCGTTGTCGCCGTCGCAGGGCCTTTTATGCCACCTGGCGGTATTGAAGTCGGTGGAAGGAGGGCGCCGGAGGTCTACGTGACGCACATCAGCCGCGCTGTGAGAGAGTTCACCGATGGGGAGCCCGTACAGCCAGGACAGGGCGCGGATCCGGATGGAGTGGGGACCGGTCGGAGCCGCGCACACCGCGCCCAGCGCGGAGTTCGCCGTCGTCGTCGACGTGTTGAGTTTCACGACCACTCTGAGCGTGGCCCTGGACCGCCGGGTTGAGGTCTTTCCATACCGGTGGCGAGACGAGTCGGCCGCGGTGTACGCCGCGTCTCAAGATGCGACCTTGGCTGTGGGTCGGCTTGAAGCACGTCGCTCGGACCACCAGCACGGGAGGCGGAGTGTCAGCCTGTCCCCGGACTCGATTCGTCAGGCCGGGGAGCTGACGCGGCTGGTGCTGCCGTCGCCGAACGGCTCCACCATCAGTTTTGGTCTGGCCGATGCCGGCGTCCGGGTGCTGGGTGCGTCCCTGCGTAATCGCACGGCGGTGGCGGAATGGCTCGCAGCGCAGTTGGGCACCCGCCACGATGCCGCCGTGACGGTCATTGCCGCAGGGGAGCGGTGGCCGGACGGTTCACTGCGGCCCGCCGTCGAGGATCTGTGGGGAGCCGGGGCAGTCATCGACGCTCTGCATGGCCGTGGGCTCGACGATCTCAGCCCTGAAGCACAAACCGCGGCGGCAAGCTTCCGTAGCGTGCAATCCGTGCTGGCTGAGAAGCTCATGCGGTGCAGCAGCGGCCGGGAGCTGGACGAGGCGACCTTCGGCGCCGAGATAGCCGTGGCGGCCGAACTCGACCAGAGCGATTGCGTCCCGATGCTGGTCGACGGGCGGTTCATCGATGCGACGAAACCGTAAGGACACAGCTTCGTGGCCTTACGTAACGCCTAGGCGGGCGTGCGCCGTTGTCAACGTTACGGCAGGCCACGAAGCTCACGGCGCAGACGGGCTAACCGCCGCTGCCGTAGGGGCGGGTGATGATCTCCAGGTTGTGCCCGTTCGGGTCGTCGAAGTACGCGCCGCGGCCGCCGTCGTTCCGGTTGATCTGGCCAGGCTGGCTGTGGCCAGGATCGGCGTAGTACGTGATGCCGGCCTGTTGGATGCGGCCGAAGATCTCATCGAACTCCGATTCGGAGACCAGGAAGGCGTAGTGCTGGGGTGTGATCTCGGCGGCATCGGTGTCCATGAAGTCCAGCGTTACGCCGTTGCTGGTCTCGACTGGTAGAAACGGCCCGAACTGAGGGCCGACCTCCAGCCCCAGAATCTCGGCAACGAACTCTGCGGCGGCTCGTTTGTCTCGCGACGCGACGATGGTGTGGTTGAGTTCGACAGCCATCGGTTGTTCTCCTGGTGGTCGACATTCCGCTGTCATGGGGCTCCTCACCACGCTAGGCGCGGGTGGCCACCTCGGCAACGATGACGTCCAGCGTCCACGGGCGCCCACCCCGGTCGGACTCAGCCAGCTCGGTCCGCCAGCCGAGGTTGTTGAGCGCGGCAGCG
This portion of the Phytoactinopolyspora mesophila genome encodes:
- a CDS encoding M23 family metallopeptidase, producing the protein MKRIAQELQRFGMRLVLTGMACAFLSILAPRWLPDAGPLLAAFGAGGILLILVGVGALFVPGTDHTGEPLVIQPPVQGRWLALNSPATKVPSHGVRAYGQAYAVDLVFEPQESERPQFGSGPGMRRPTDFPAFGEPVLSPVPGTVVRVQDSARDHRSRSRLWAVGYMMIEGMLRELGGVRNIVGNHVVIDAGDGCFALVAHLQRGSAQVGAGDQVEAGQALGRCGNSGNSSEPHVHVQLMDRANPSTAQGLPMTFTGIAIGDGQPTTGMPANGEYMTVS
- a CDS encoding 2-phosphosulfolactate phosphatase is translated as MGSPYSQDRARIRMEWGPVGAAHTAPSAEFAVVVDVLSFTTTLSVALDRRVEVFPYRWRDESAAVYAASQDATLAVGRLEARRSDHQHGRRSVSLSPDSIRQAGELTRLVLPSPNGSTISFGLADAGVRVLGASLRNRTAVAEWLAAQLGTRHDAAVTVIAAGERWPDGSLRPAVEDLWGAGAVIDALHGRGLDDLSPEAQTAAASFRSVQSVLAEKLMRCSSGRELDEATFGAEIAVAAELDQSDCVPMLVDGRFIDATKP
- a CDS encoding VOC family protein, with the translated sequence MAVELNHTIVASRDKRAAAEFVAEILGLEVGPQFGPFLPVETSNGVTLDFMDTDAAEITPQHYAFLVSESEFDEIFGRIQQAGITYYADPGHSQPGQINRNDGGRGAYFDDPNGHNLEIITRPYGSGG
- a CDS encoding ArsR/SmtB family transcription factor, which translates into the protein MDKADPSKAELHQALTRLTARVEALEAMMRPQPPGPSSDDAVDSPFWALDSLKRRRADHPATVDGAVLFAGTVTLPTGEPVEWQEAAGSAGLLESDWSSQVPALSALAHPVRLELLRQVLIGVRTTAELAAVESLGSTGQLHHHLRQLVAAGWLRHSGRGSYEVPAPRIVPLLVTLTAVQR